A portion of the Pseudomonas koreensis genome contains these proteins:
- a CDS encoding organic hydroperoxide resistance protein: MINIEKTLYSGRTYTSGGREGSARSLDGRLDLKLSPPGAPGTGTNPEQLFAVCWSACFLGSLRHACNARKIAFPSSAGVDAQIDLVHGEHGFALQARLAVSLPDIEAETAMQLIEAAHQNCPYSKATRGNIPVRITLA, from the coding sequence ATGATCAACATCGAAAAAACCCTCTACAGCGGGCGCACCTATACCTCGGGCGGGCGTGAGGGCAGTGCTCGCAGCCTCGATGGACGGCTCGATCTCAAGCTGTCGCCTCCAGGCGCCCCCGGCACCGGTACCAATCCTGAACAATTGTTCGCTGTATGCTGGTCAGCCTGCTTTCTCGGTTCACTGCGCCACGCCTGCAATGCACGTAAAATCGCTTTTCCCTCCAGCGCCGGCGTCGATGCGCAGATCGATCTGGTGCACGGTGAACACGGCTTTGCGTTGCAGGCCCGGCTCGCTGTATCGCTCCCCGACATCGAGGCCGAAACCGCGATGCAGCTCATCGAAGCGGCGCACCAGAACTGCCCCTACTCCAAAGCCACACGCGGCAATATACCCGTGCGCATTACCCTCGCCTGA
- a CDS encoding alpha/beta hydrolase: MSDFPWPQGERELAQIRAFNKKLAWLPRFKVRNRVTPRLVQALLRAGQIGGAGKLRQHGLTAERKIIDTVPVRIIRPKGKAKGVVLDFHGGGWVIGNAQMNDHFNIAIVNTCDVAVVSVDYRLAVSTPIEGLLDDCLRATRGILNDAEFAGLPAVVVGESAGGHLAAATLLALKSSPELLRRICGALLYYGVYDLTGTPSVRTAPADTLVLDGPGMVEALRLLTPDISDEQRRQPPLSPLYGDFSGLPPALLFAGELDPLLDDTRLIAERWQHAAPVEVHVLPECPHGFIHFPTATAEHVLAYSREWISARLRTVAQSPSAEPDNVQPHPPLTSANSA; encoded by the coding sequence GTGAGCGATTTTCCATGGCCGCAAGGCGAGCGCGAGCTGGCGCAGATTCGCGCGTTCAACAAAAAGCTCGCCTGGCTGCCGCGCTTCAAGGTCCGCAATCGAGTCACTCCACGACTGGTTCAGGCGTTGCTGCGGGCGGGTCAGATCGGCGGCGCCGGCAAGCTGCGCCAGCATGGGCTGACCGCTGAACGCAAGATCATCGACACGGTGCCGGTGCGCATCATCCGTCCCAAGGGCAAAGCCAAAGGCGTGGTGCTGGATTTCCATGGTGGCGGCTGGGTGATCGGCAATGCGCAGATGAATGACCACTTCAACATCGCTATCGTCAACACCTGCGACGTGGCGGTGGTGTCAGTAGATTATCGACTGGCGGTGTCGACGCCGATCGAGGGCTTGCTGGACGACTGTCTGCGCGCCACGCGCGGCATCTTGAACGATGCTGAATTCGCCGGACTGCCCGCAGTGGTCGTCGGCGAATCGGCCGGCGGGCATCTGGCGGCAGCCACCCTGCTCGCCCTCAAATCTTCGCCAGAACTGCTGCGACGGATCTGCGGCGCGCTGCTGTATTACGGCGTCTACGACCTGACTGGCACGCCCAGCGTGCGCACCGCACCCGCCGATACTCTGGTGCTCGACGGCCCCGGCATGGTCGAAGCGTTACGCCTGCTCACGCCGGATATCAGCGACGAACAACGACGCCAGCCACCGCTGTCACCGCTGTATGGCGATTTCAGCGGACTGCCGCCAGCGCTGCTGTTTGCCGGTGAGCTCGATCCGTTGCTTGATGACACACGGCTCATCGCCGAGCGCTGGCAACACGCGGCGCCGGTGGAAGTGCATGTGCTGCCGGAATGTCCGCATGGGTTTATTCACTTCCCGACGGCCACTGCTGAACATGTGCTGGCTTACAGTCGGGAGTGGATTTCGGCCCGCCTGCGCACGGTCGCACAATCTCCAAGCGCCGAACCCGACAATGTCCAGCCACACCCGCCACTAACAAGCGCTAACAGCGCATAA
- the tspO gene encoding tryptophan-rich sensory protein TspO, with protein MTFFIFLLACAAAATTGVMFKPGPWYESLTKPSFTPPNWAFPVAWTIIYLLLAWAGYRLSLIPGSQTVLALWAAQIALNTLWTPVFFGAHQVLAALVILAVLWVVVAVMVVFALQLDVVTGLILFPYLAWLCVALALNCSILMKNRL; from the coding sequence ATGACCTTTTTCATTTTCCTCTTGGCCTGCGCGGCGGCGGCAACCACTGGTGTGATGTTCAAACCCGGCCCGTGGTACGAATCGCTGACCAAACCCTCTTTCACCCCGCCCAACTGGGCATTTCCCGTGGCCTGGACAATCATCTACCTGCTGCTGGCCTGGGCCGGTTATCGCCTGAGCCTGATCCCCGGCAGCCAAACGGTGCTGGCCTTGTGGGCTGCGCAAATCGCTCTGAATACGCTGTGGACGCCGGTGTTCTTCGGCGCGCATCAGGTGCTGGCGGCGCTGGTGATTCTGGCGGTGCTGTGGGTGGTGGTCGCGGTGATGGTGGTATTCGCCCTGCAGTTGGACGTGGTCACCGGGCTGATTCTGTTCCCGTACCTGGCGTGGCTGTGCGTTGCACTGGCGCTGAACTGCTCGATCCTGATGAAGAATCGCCTGTGA
- a CDS encoding magnesium transporter CorA family protein gives MIERYCIDCGALRQGTEDEATVWLAVAPNAVEQSTLQTSLGIGAQVLESSLDPDEVARIEIKPDHLFLIWKRPESFDGRAFNISSFGVVLSEKRLVVICASNSLLSSLEQDAQMTGPLDVLMALLAESVHHYLGHLRVVKQIAREIQHQFTRAMDNQQLAQMYNLSESLVYYVNAIQSNGAVLTLLRNHGQRQGFSDGQLESLNDLIVENEQSFQQARIHAKVFANLIESHGNLANNSMNRALRKLTLINVVFLPLNLIAGIGGMSEFSMMTSGVPWWMSFPVLIACMGLVGAGMALALRRMA, from the coding sequence ATGATTGAACGCTATTGCATTGATTGCGGCGCACTGCGCCAGGGCACCGAAGACGAGGCGACTGTCTGGCTGGCCGTCGCCCCGAACGCCGTCGAGCAATCGACGTTGCAAACAAGTCTGGGCATTGGCGCTCAAGTGCTGGAGTCGTCACTGGATCCGGACGAGGTGGCCCGGATCGAAATCAAACCGGATCACCTGTTCCTGATCTGGAAGCGCCCGGAAAGCTTCGACGGGCGAGCATTCAACATCTCGTCATTCGGAGTGGTGCTGAGCGAAAAGCGCCTGGTGGTGATTTGTGCGAGCAACTCGCTGCTCTCCAGCCTTGAGCAAGATGCGCAAATGACCGGGCCACTGGATGTGCTGATGGCGTTGCTCGCTGAAAGCGTTCATCACTACCTCGGGCATCTGCGCGTGGTCAAACAGATCGCCCGGGAGATTCAGCATCAATTCACCCGTGCGATGGACAATCAGCAACTGGCGCAGATGTACAACCTGAGCGAAAGCCTCGTGTACTACGTGAACGCGATTCAAAGTAACGGCGCGGTGCTGACTTTGCTGCGAAACCACGGCCAGCGCCAAGGCTTCAGTGACGGTCAACTGGAATCGCTGAACGACCTGATCGTGGAAAACGAACAAAGCTTCCAGCAGGCCAGAATTCACGCCAAGGTGTTCGCTAACCTCATCGAATCCCATGGCAATCTCGCCAACAACAGCATGAACCGGGCGCTGCGCAAGCTGACGCTGATCAACGTAGTGTTCCTTCCGTTGAACCTGATTGCCGGCATCGGCGGCATGTCGGAGTTCAGCATGATGACGTCTGGCGTTCCATGGTGGATGTCTTTCCCGGTGCTGATCGCTTGCATGGGGCTCGTGGGCGCGGGGATGGCGCTTGCACTGCGGCGCATGGCGTGA
- a CDS encoding RimK family protein, with the protein MSAVQANVNEVLDKTEHSTITLSEEPPSIKPPGSRLLILVERKDDWADYLPSESLMLAQDYLEHSDDFPHRTQVINLCRNYKYLGQGYYCSLLAEARGHKVFPSVRTVSELARKALYGVGLNDLERTLERALANHPYGETEAFTLSLYFGKASIEPLQEIGRQLFEAFPCPILLVEFRRGETWQIAGIKAGALHRLRDEQQHVFADALDAFNRRTWRQPASKRVARYDLAILHDPDEALPPSNPEALQRFIAAGEQLGIDVELIEKKDYARLAEFDALFIRETTRVDDHTYRFAKKAESEGLVVIDDPSSILRCTNKVYLADLLKRRGLGMPVTEILYKDRPQELENVGRRLGFPLVLKIPDGCFSRGVIKVTDAQALATAAQELFEHSVLLLAQEYCYTEYDWRVGVLNGEALYACRYFMSKGHWQIYNHKALPGEINGMCEAVPVEQAPPDVVQLAVQTARLIGDGLYGVDLKQAGDRVLVIEVNDNPNLDAGIEDAVLGDELYRRVLQAFTQRLELKHRGQAW; encoded by the coding sequence ATGTCAGCGGTGCAAGCCAACGTGAACGAAGTATTAGACAAAACCGAGCATTCGACAATCACCCTCAGCGAGGAACCTCCCAGTATCAAACCCCCGGGAAGTCGATTGCTCATCCTTGTCGAGCGCAAGGATGACTGGGCTGATTACTTGCCCAGCGAGAGCCTGATGCTCGCTCAGGATTACCTTGAACACAGCGACGATTTTCCTCATCGCACCCAAGTCATCAACCTCTGCCGCAACTACAAATACCTCGGTCAGGGCTACTACTGTTCATTGCTGGCCGAGGCGCGCGGGCACAAGGTGTTCCCCTCGGTTCGCACCGTCAGCGAGCTGGCGCGCAAAGCGCTTTACGGGGTCGGGCTGAACGATCTGGAACGCACCCTGGAGCGGGCGCTGGCCAACCATCCATACGGCGAAACCGAGGCTTTCACGCTGTCGCTGTACTTCGGCAAGGCCTCGATCGAGCCGCTGCAAGAGATCGGCCGTCAGCTGTTCGAGGCGTTCCCCTGCCCCATCCTGCTGGTGGAGTTTCGCCGTGGTGAAACCTGGCAGATTGCGGGCATCAAAGCGGGGGCGCTACACAGGCTTCGCGACGAACAGCAGCACGTTTTCGCTGATGCACTGGATGCTTTCAATCGCAGGACGTGGCGTCAGCCAGCCTCCAAACGCGTTGCCCGATACGACCTGGCCATCCTGCATGATCCTGACGAAGCGCTACCGCCCTCGAACCCCGAGGCATTGCAGCGTTTCATCGCGGCGGGCGAACAGTTGGGCATCGATGTCGAGCTGATCGAGAAAAAGGACTATGCGCGTCTCGCCGAATTCGACGCGCTGTTCATCCGCGAAACCACGCGGGTGGATGATCACACCTATCGGTTTGCCAAGAAGGCGGAAAGCGAAGGCCTCGTGGTGATTGACGATCCGTCGTCCATCCTGCGCTGCACCAACAAGGTTTATCTGGCCGACCTGTTGAAGCGCCGAGGTCTGGGCATGCCCGTAACGGAAATTCTCTACAAGGATCGTCCGCAGGAACTTGAAAACGTCGGGCGTCGCCTGGGTTTTCCGTTGGTACTGAAAATCCCCGATGGCTGTTTTTCACGGGGGGTTATCAAGGTCACCGATGCGCAAGCGCTGGCCACGGCTGCGCAGGAGTTATTCGAGCACTCGGTGCTGTTGCTGGCCCAGGAGTACTGCTACACCGAATACGACTGGCGCGTCGGCGTGCTCAATGGCGAGGCGCTGTATGCCTGCAGATATTTCATGTCCAAGGGGCATTGGCAGATTTACAACCACAAGGCCCTGCCCGGCGAGATCAACGGCATGTGCGAGGCCGTACCCGTCGAGCAAGCCCCGCCCGACGTCGTGCAACTCGCGGTACAGACGGCTCGGCTGATCGGCGATGGCCTCTATGGCGTCGACCTCAAGCAGGCGGGCGATCGGGTTCTGGTCATCGAGGTGAACGACAACCCCAACCTCGACGCCGGCATCGAAGACGCGGTGCTGGGCGACGAGCTGTATCGGCGCGTGCTGCAAGCGTTCACGCAAAGGCTCGAGCTCAAACACCGTGGCCAGGCGTGGTGA
- a CDS encoding GNAT family N-acetyltransferase/peptidase C39 family protein has translation MSFDFRFASMDDIDDLVELERACFALDRLNQRNFSWMLSRANAALIVATSDARLAGYALVLFHRGTSLGRLYSIAVSPVWRGHQLGQWLLEEAQACALARNCAWLRLEVRADNSAAIRLYEANGYQRFASVEDYYEDHCEALRYEKRILRAAPAPARQVPYYQQTTEFTCGAACLLMAMSAIDPTRAMTRAEEIQLWREATTIFMTAGHGGCSPQGLALAAWRRGFEVRLEVSHQGSLFLHGVRSTEKKSIMKLVEDGFAQDLAATQVEQVLGDYLEIGAALQAGYKPVVLISSYRFTRLKAPHWVIITACDQDFVYLHDPDVDHSKLKRGLDCQHLPVSHQEFLRMTVFGVQRVRAAVMLRSR, from the coding sequence ATGTCTTTTGATTTTCGCTTTGCGTCGATGGACGATATCGACGATCTGGTCGAACTGGAGCGGGCCTGTTTTGCCCTCGACAGATTGAATCAGCGCAACTTCAGCTGGATGCTCAGTCGTGCCAACGCGGCGCTGATTGTCGCCACATCGGACGCCAGACTTGCCGGTTACGCCTTGGTGCTTTTTCACCGCGGCACTTCCCTGGGGCGCTTGTATTCCATTGCCGTCAGCCCTGTGTGGCGTGGACATCAACTTGGCCAATGGTTGCTGGAAGAGGCCCAGGCCTGCGCATTGGCGCGCAATTGCGCATGGCTGCGCCTGGAGGTGCGCGCGGACAACAGCGCTGCCATCCGCCTCTACGAAGCCAACGGCTATCAGCGCTTTGCCAGCGTCGAGGACTATTACGAAGACCATTGCGAGGCGTTGCGCTACGAGAAACGCATCCTGCGTGCAGCGCCCGCACCCGCCCGCCAAGTGCCGTACTACCAGCAGACCACCGAATTCACCTGCGGCGCGGCGTGCCTGCTGATGGCGATGTCCGCCATCGATCCGACCCGTGCCATGACCCGAGCGGAGGAAATCCAGCTATGGCGCGAGGCAACCACCATTTTCATGACCGCGGGCCACGGTGGCTGCAGCCCTCAGGGCCTCGCATTGGCGGCCTGGCGGCGCGGTTTCGAGGTGCGCCTGGAGGTCAGTCACCAGGGCTCGCTTTTTCTTCACGGCGTACGCAGCACAGAGAAAAAGTCGATCATGAAGCTGGTCGAGGATGGTTTTGCCCAAGACCTGGCGGCCACGCAAGTTGAGCAGGTTCTGGGTGATTATCTGGAGATCGGCGCTGCGTTGCAGGCCGGGTACAAACCGGTGGTGCTGATCAGCAGCTACCGATTCACCCGCTTGAAAGCGCCGCATTGGGTGATCATCACCGCGTGTGACCAGGACTTCGTCTATCTGCATGATCCGGATGTCGATCACAGCAAGTTGAAACGCGGCCTGGACTGCCAGCACTTGCCGGTCAGTCACCAGGAATTTCTGCGCATGACGGTGTTTGGCGTACAGCGGGTTCGCGCAGCGGTGATGCTGCGCTCCCGTTGA
- a CDS encoding sensor domain-containing diguanylate cyclase, which produces MLGRKLPDSKGHDAAETAPIKAASEIAAFRLTVIFMLTVILAFLGVEGWRTWRDYHSAFSSARDSVTNLARATAQHAEDAIRQVDVLTAALGERVEGDGLQNINVPRIHKLLVQQAKLMPQLHGLFIYGPDGHWIVTDKENIPDPANNADRDYFQYHRTHTDRNVRIGDVVKSKSTDDLIIPISRRLNNPDGSFAGVLLGTIKVSYFVDYYGDFKIDDKGALVLALRNGTILVRRPFIASVIGQSLADSEVFKNYLPYSNQGIAEVRAIVDGTQRLYGYRALTTYPLVVETGLSRESIIAPWRWDLIKTGFVLLSVITAFTVFGLIVLRQLRQRMVMEKDLRKAHQAMKDMALTDSLTGLANRRRLDTALADEIRLARRQGSSISVIMLDVDHFKLYNDTYGHAAGDDCLSAVGQAIAQAVKRPGDLAVRYGGEEFSVLLPNTDIRGAALVAQEILEAIRSLRLDHRAHPQGHVTASAGIAVGKPAEHEVTPATLIESADKLLYAAKQKGRDRYCIGDEGLGA; this is translated from the coding sequence ATGCTCGGTCGTAAACTGCCCGACAGCAAAGGGCATGACGCCGCAGAAACCGCTCCCATCAAAGCTGCCAGCGAGATAGCCGCTTTCCGCCTGACCGTGATCTTCATGCTGACGGTGATTCTGGCGTTTCTGGGAGTGGAAGGATGGCGCACGTGGCGTGACTACCACTCCGCGTTTTCGTCCGCGCGGGATTCGGTCACCAACCTCGCTCGGGCAACGGCGCAGCACGCCGAGGACGCCATTCGCCAGGTAGACGTGTTGACCGCCGCGCTGGGCGAGCGCGTCGAAGGCGACGGACTGCAGAACATCAACGTGCCGCGCATTCACAAGTTGCTGGTCCAGCAAGCCAAGCTGATGCCGCAGCTCCACGGCCTGTTCATTTACGGCCCGGACGGGCACTGGATCGTCACCGACAAGGAAAACATCCCGGACCCGGCGAACAATGCCGACCGCGATTACTTCCAGTACCACCGTACCCACACCGATCGAAACGTGCGCATCGGCGATGTCGTCAAAAGCAAATCCACCGACGACCTGATCATCCCGATTTCGCGTCGTTTGAATAACCCGGACGGCTCCTTCGCCGGCGTGCTGCTGGGGACGATCAAGGTCAGTTACTTCGTCGACTATTACGGGGATTTCAAGATCGACGACAAAGGTGCACTGGTACTGGCGTTGCGCAACGGCACCATCCTCGTACGGCGCCCTTTCATCGCTTCGGTGATCGGACAGAGCCTGGCCGACAGTGAGGTTTTCAAGAACTACCTGCCCTATTCCAATCAAGGTATCGCCGAGGTCCGAGCCATCGTCGATGGCACCCAGCGTTTGTACGGTTACCGCGCCTTGACCACGTACCCGTTGGTGGTTGAAACCGGACTTTCCCGCGAATCGATCATTGCGCCGTGGCGCTGGGACCTGATCAAAACCGGTTTCGTGTTGTTATCGGTGATCACCGCATTCACGGTCTTCGGACTGATTGTCTTGAGGCAATTGCGCCAACGCATGGTGATGGAAAAGGATCTGCGCAAGGCACACCAGGCCATGAAGGACATGGCCTTGACCGACAGCCTGACCGGGCTGGCCAACCGCCGCCGCCTGGACACCGCGCTGGCCGACGAGATTCGCCTGGCCAGACGCCAGGGCTCGTCGATTTCAGTGATCATGCTCGATGTCGATCACTTCAAACTCTACAACGACACCTACGGGCATGCGGCCGGTGACGACTGCCTCAGCGCTGTCGGCCAAGCGATTGCGCAAGCGGTGAAACGACCCGGTGATCTCGCCGTGCGGTATGGCGGAGAGGAGTTTTCCGTGTTGCTTCCCAACACGGATATTCGAGGGGCTGCGCTTGTGGCCCAGGAAATACTTGAGGCCATTCGCTCCTTGCGGCTGGATCACAGAGCCCATCCGCAGGGTCACGTCACTGCCAGTGCAGGTATTGCGGTGGGCAAACCGGCCGAACATGAAGTGACCCCCGCCACTCTTATCGAGTCGGCTGACAAGCTGCTTTATGCAGCGAAGCAAAAAGGCAGGGATCGCTACTGTATCGGCGATGAAGGGCTCGGCGCCTAG
- a CDS encoding DNA methylase — translation MSEIITAGDLNIDLHTASEPGLFKWLLASFLMGKRIQGAIAAKAYQVIVEQHQKDTPQKLAQCTHRQLVSMLGQARYVRYDESTAARLLALANKLNSEYAGKVSNVVAASADRKALEKRLSEFEGIGPKTVEIFMREAAAVLF, via the coding sequence GTGAGTGAAATCATCACGGCCGGTGACTTGAACATCGATCTGCACACCGCCAGCGAACCTGGCCTGTTCAAATGGCTGCTTGCCAGTTTTCTGATGGGCAAAAGGATCCAGGGCGCCATCGCCGCCAAGGCGTATCAAGTCATAGTAGAGCAGCATCAGAAAGACACGCCGCAAAAACTCGCACAGTGTACGCACCGGCAACTGGTGTCGATGCTGGGGCAGGCGCGTTATGTGCGTTACGACGAGAGCACCGCGGCGCGTTTACTCGCGTTGGCGAACAAGCTCAACAGCGAGTATGCCGGCAAGGTCAGTAACGTCGTGGCAGCGAGCGCGGATCGTAAGGCGCTGGAGAAGCGCCTGTCCGAGTTCGAGGGGATAGGGCCGAAGACGGTCGAGATCTTCATGAGGGAAGCGGCTGCGGTGCTGTTTTGA
- a CDS encoding manganese catalase family protein: MFIHNKRLQYTVRVAEPNPGLANLLLEQFGGANGELAAAARYFTQALAEEDPGRKDLLLDIATEELSHLEVVGSIIVMLNRGAKGQLAEGVQEEGELYRALNGAGNDSHITSLLYGAGAPLVNSAGVPWTAAYVDSITEPTADFRSNIAAEARAKILYERLINITDDPGVKEALGFLMTREIAHQQSFEKALHSIQPNFPQGKLPGMPEFTNKYFNMSGEPNVRGPWNEGGAWEYVENPEPAVDGGDGLASVTLPAEDEQVLEAMKTRTASDPLSEPVTGADLGSGYVQGRDV, from the coding sequence ATGTTCATACATAACAAGCGACTTCAGTACACCGTTCGTGTGGCCGAGCCCAATCCGGGGCTGGCCAATCTGCTTTTGGAGCAATTCGGGGGCGCCAATGGCGAGCTGGCCGCGGCAGCGCGCTACTTCACTCAAGCTTTGGCCGAGGAAGATCCGGGGCGCAAAGATCTGCTGCTGGACATTGCCACCGAGGAATTGAGCCACCTGGAGGTGGTCGGCTCGATCATCGTGATGCTCAACAGAGGTGCGAAGGGGCAACTCGCCGAGGGCGTTCAGGAAGAAGGTGAGCTGTATCGCGCGCTGAATGGCGCCGGCAACGACTCACACATCACCAGCCTGCTCTACGGCGCAGGCGCACCGCTGGTCAATTCGGCCGGCGTGCCGTGGACAGCGGCGTATGTAGATTCGATCACCGAGCCTACCGCCGACTTCCGTTCGAATATTGCTGCCGAAGCGCGGGCGAAAATCCTCTACGAACGCCTGATCAACATCACCGATGATCCGGGTGTTAAAGAGGCGCTTGGCTTTTTGATGACGCGGGAAATCGCCCATCAACAGTCGTTCGAAAAAGCCCTGCACTCGATCCAGCCAAACTTCCCGCAGGGCAAACTGCCGGGCATGCCGGAGTTCACCAACAAGTACTTCAACATGTCTGGCGAACCCAATGTGCGTGGGCCGTGGAACGAGGGCGGTGCGTGGGAGTACGTGGAAAACCCAGAGCCGGCGGTCGACGGCGGCGATGGTCTGGCGAGCGTCACCCTTCCTGCTGAAGACGAACAAGTGCTGGAAGCGATGAAGACCCGCACAGCCTCTGACCCACTCAGCGAACCGGTGACCGGTGCTGACCTGGGTTCCGGTTATGTGCAAGGCAGAGATGTCTGA
- a CDS encoding class I SAM-dependent methyltransferase: protein MSNAWNEGYFTDEGYTYSYSREINPVFLRYCLLLRGFATLDSTDGVHCELGFGQGVSINIHATANPGSFVGTDFHPGMAAHAIDLAAAANNGARLYDDSFEQLLTRSDLPQFDSISLHGIWTWVSRDNQKLIVEFARRHLKPGGMLYVSYNCFPGWSPSAPLRNLFSLHDRFANASSRSDQRIDAALQFSEALLAANPKYAAAAPSLGARLQSIKGQDRHYVAHEYFNRDWNCMYFADVVDALAPAKLDYATTAVPLDSVDPLNLSAEGMDFLETIEHPVMREQARDYFVNQHFRRDLYLRGATRLSAAERRARMLHSRFVLLQPWETVAGSVTGPAGEATLQPEIYGPVLDALAAQNYAAKSMRQLLSEAALAYDDLEQALAVLIGMGAVAPCQSETAESQVSGRCAALNLQLCKRSLYGANIQTLASPVTGGGVTVSRFQQLFLISIKQGKQQPAEWAQLAWGVISEQGEVLVDNGQPLLTAEANIAALTAQAQVFAEQTLPVLRALKIA from the coding sequence AATTGGGCTTTGGCCAAGGCGTGTCGATCAACATCCACGCAACGGCCAACCCGGGCTCGTTTGTCGGCACGGATTTCCACCCGGGCATGGCCGCGCATGCCATCGACCTTGCCGCTGCCGCCAACAACGGCGCCCGTCTGTATGACGACAGCTTCGAACAACTGCTGACGCGCTCCGATCTGCCGCAGTTCGACAGCATCAGCCTGCACGGCATCTGGACCTGGGTCAGCCGCGACAACCAGAAACTGATCGTCGAATTCGCCCGCCGCCACCTCAAGCCCGGCGGCATGCTCTACGTCAGCTACAACTGCTTCCCCGGCTGGTCGCCGTCGGCGCCGCTGCGCAACCTGTTCAGCCTGCACGATCGTTTTGCCAATGCCTCGTCGCGCTCCGATCAACGCATCGACGCCGCGCTCCAATTCTCCGAAGCACTGCTCGCAGCCAATCCGAAATACGCCGCTGCGGCGCCGAGTCTCGGCGCGCGGCTGCAGAGCATCAAGGGCCAGGATCGTCATTACGTCGCCCATGAATATTTCAATCGCGACTGGAACTGCATGTACTTCGCCGACGTGGTCGATGCGCTGGCCCCGGCCAAACTCGACTACGCCACCACGGCAGTGCCGCTGGACTCGGTCGACCCGCTCAACCTGAGCGCCGAAGGCATGGACTTTCTGGAAACCATCGAACACCCGGTCATGCGCGAGCAAGCGCGGGACTACTTCGTCAACCAGCACTTCCGCCGCGACCTGTACTTGCGCGGCGCGACCCGCCTGTCTGCTGCCGAACGCCGCGCGCGAATGCTTCACTCCCGTTTCGTGCTGCTGCAACCCTGGGAAACCGTCGCGGGCTCGGTCACCGGTCCTGCCGGCGAAGCGACCCTGCAACCGGAAATCTACGGCCCAGTGCTCGATGCACTGGCGGCGCAGAACTATGCCGCGAAATCCATGCGCCAGTTGCTGTCCGAGGCTGCGCTGGCTTACGACGACCTCGAACAAGCCCTCGCCGTGCTGATCGGCATGGGCGCCGTGGCCCCGTGCCAGAGCGAGACCGCCGAGTCGCAGGTCAGCGGACGCTGCGCCGCACTCAACTTGCAGCTGTGCAAACGCTCGCTGTACGGCGCCAACATCCAGACCCTGGCCAGCCCGGTCACGGGGGGTGGCGTCACGGTCAGCCGCTTCCAGCAGTTGTTCCTGATTTCGATAAAACAAGGCAAACAGCAACCAGCCGAGTGGGCGCAACTGGCGTGGGGGGTGATCAGCGAACAAGGTGAAGTGCTGGTCGACAATGGCCAGCCATTGCTCACCGCCGAGGCCAATATCGCCGCACTGACCGCACAGGCTCAGGTGTTTGCCGAGCAAACGCTGCCTGTACTGAGGGCATTGAAAATCGCCTGA